A DNA window from Choloepus didactylus isolate mChoDid1 chromosome 9, mChoDid1.pri, whole genome shotgun sequence contains the following coding sequences:
- the ARL4C gene encoding ADP-ribosylation factor-like protein 4C has translation MGNISSNISAFQSLHIVMLGLDSAGKTTVLYRLKFNEFVNTVPTIGFNTEKIKLSNGTAKGISCHFWDVGGQEKLRPLWKSYSRCTDGIIYVVDSVDVDRLEEAKTELHKVTKFAENQGTPLLVIANKQDLPKSLPVAEIEKQLALHELIPATTYHVQPACAIIGEGLTEGMDKLYEMILKRRKSLKQKKKR, from the coding sequence ATGGGCAACATCTCCTCCAACATCTCGGCCTTCCAGTCCCTGCACATCGTCATGCTGGGCTTGGACTCGGCCGGCAAGACCACGGTGCTCTACCGGCTCAAGTTCAACGAGTTTGTGAACACGGTGCCCACCATCGGCTTCAACACCGAGAAGATCAAGCTGAGCAACGGCACGGCCAAGGGCATCAGCTGCCACTTCTGGGACGTGGGCGGCCAGGAGAAGCTGCGGCCGCTGTGGAAGTCCTACAGCCGCTGCACGGACGGCATCATCTACGTGGTGGACTCGGTGGACGTGGACCGGCTGGAGGAGGCCAAGACGGAGCTGCACAAGGTGACCAAGTTCGCCGAGAACCAGGGCACGCCGCTGCTGGTCATCGCCAACAAGCAGGACCTGCCCAAGTCGCTGCCGGTGGCCGAGATCGAGAAGCAGCTGGCGCTGCACGAGCTCATCCCGGCCACCACCTACCACGTCCAGCCGGCGTGCGCCATCATCGGCGAGGGCCTCACCGAGGGCATGGACAAGCTCTATGAGATGATCCTGAAACGCAGGAAGTCTCTCAAGCAGAAGAAGAAGCGGTAA